From one Candidatus Thioglobus sp. NP1 genomic stretch:
- the pcnB gene encoding polynucleotide adenylyltransferase PcnB, with protein MIPFRQSVKFDKKLIDKDALKVVKTLVKNGYEAYLVGGCIRDLLLGLKPKDFDIATSATPEQIHKVFKRSRIIGRRFKLVHIMFSARKYIEVATFRAGKVKTSNKGQVIRDNFYGSLKDDVFRRDFTVNALYYDVVKFQVIDYVNGLEDLKASQINIIGRASERFEEDPVRMIRAIRFKVKLEADLNPEISKNINSNAYLLKNIPPARLYEEVIKLFHNENSIGVYKELLKFELFNFLFSQTEDSLFINSTLINTSKRIKRGDSVTPAFLFAVFLWDAQKKCLSSLSIKNKTQIELMVIASEEVIRKQIQQIMMPKWLSQRVKDIWLMQKQLENCNDNKANELLNHPRFRMAYDFLLLRSESINPELKKRAKFWTNLQK; from the coding sequence ATGATTCCATTTCGTCAAAGTGTTAAATTTGATAAAAAATTAATTGATAAAGATGCTTTAAAAGTAGTTAAAACTTTAGTAAAAAATGGCTACGAGGCATATTTAGTCGGTGGTTGTATTAGAGATTTATTATTAGGCCTCAAACCAAAAGACTTCGATATTGCTACTAGTGCAACCCCTGAGCAAATTCATAAAGTATTTAAGCGCTCAAGAATAATTGGAAGACGCTTTAAGCTGGTCCATATTATGTTCTCTGCAAGAAAGTATATTGAGGTTGCTACTTTTCGAGCTGGAAAAGTAAAAACATCAAATAAAGGTCAAGTTATTAGAGATAATTTTTATGGCTCATTAAAAGATGATGTATTTCGACGAGACTTTACTGTTAATGCACTTTATTATGATGTTGTGAAATTTCAAGTTATTGATTATGTTAATGGTCTTGAGGACCTAAAGGCTTCCCAAATTAACATAATAGGTAGAGCATCTGAGCGTTTTGAAGAGGATCCTGTAAGAATGATTAGAGCGATTCGTTTTAAAGTTAAATTAGAGGCAGACCTTAATCCTGAAATTTCAAAAAACATTAATAGTAATGCTTATTTACTAAAAAATATCCCTCCAGCCAGGCTATATGAAGAAGTAATAAAATTGTTTCATAATGAGAACTCTATTGGAGTTTATAAAGAACTTTTAAAGTTTGAATTATTTAATTTTTTATTTTCTCAAACTGAAGATAGCCTGTTTATTAATAGTACTTTAATTAATACCTCAAAAAGAATCAAAAGGGGGGATTCTGTAACCCCAGCTTTTTTATTTGCTGTTTTTCTTTGGGATGCCCAAAAAAAATGTTTATCCTCCCTAAGTATTAAAAATAAAACTCAGATCGAGCTAATGGTTATTGCCTCAGAAGAAGTTATTAGAAAGCAGATTCAACAAATAATGATGCCTAAATGGCTTTCTCAACGTGTCAAAGATATTTGGTTGATGCAAAAGCAATTAGAAAATTGTAATGATAACAAAGCAAATGAACTACTTAATCATCCAAGATTTCGAATGGCTTACGATTTTTTATTATTGCGTTCAGAGAGTATTAATCCTGAATTAAAAAAAAGGGCTAAGTTTTGGACAAATCTTCAAAAATAA
- the queF gene encoding preQ(1) synthase: MSSSPSKILEVFDNPNTDRDFVIRIDTSEFTCLCPLTGQPDFADIFIEYIADKRCVELKALKNYFWSYRNEGAFHEAVTNKILDDLVDVLDPRFIRLKAVFNVRGGVYTNVECEHRQNGWTPRDLVTL; this comes from the coding sequence ATGTCTAGTTCCCCAAGTAAGATTTTAGAGGTTTTTGATAATCCCAATACTGATAGAGACTTTGTAATACGAATAGATACATCAGAATTCACCTGCCTGTGTCCTTTAACTGGACAGCCAGATTTTGCGGATATTTTTATTGAATATATTGCTGATAAGCGTTGTGTTGAACTTAAAGCTTTAAAAAATTACTTTTGGTCTTATCGTAATGAAGGCGCTTTTCATGAAGCTGTTACTAATAAAATTTTAGATGATTTAGTAGATGTTCTTGACCCTCGATTTATAAGATTAAAGGCAGTTTTTAATGTCCGTGGTGGAGTCTACACCAATGTCGAATGCGAGCATCGTCAAAACGGTTGGACCCCAAGAGATTTAGTTACTTTATGA
- the trxA gene encoding thioredoxin TrxA → MNDKIKVVSDASFEADVVSSSQPVLVDFWAEWCGPCKALAPVLDEIADEYDGRITIAKVNVDENTQLPPKYGIRGIPTMLLFKDGIVHATKVGALSKANLNAFLDSNI, encoded by the coding sequence ATGAACGACAAAATTAAAGTAGTCAGTGACGCTTCTTTTGAGGCTGATGTAGTAAGTTCCTCTCAACCTGTTTTAGTTGATTTTTGGGCTGAATGGTGTGGACCATGCAAAGCGCTTGCCCCAGTTCTTGATGAAATTGCTGATGAGTATGATGGCCGTATTACTATAGCAAAGGTTAACGTAGATGAGAATACACAATTGCCACCAAAATATGGTATCAGAGGCATACCTACTATGTTGTTATTTAAAGATGGTATAGTTCATGCAACAAAAGTTGGTGCGCTTTCAAAGGCGAACTTAAATGCTTTTTTGGATTCAAATATTTAA
- the gltX gene encoding glutamate--tRNA ligase, whose product MKSRFAPSPTGYLHIGGARTALFAWLWAKKNNSKFVLRIEDTDKDRSTKASTDAILEGMRWLDLDYDEGPIYQSNRIGRYKEVISDLLSNGNAYYCDCSVERLDGMRDDLMERGEKPKYDGCCRNKNLKKGVVRFLNPDLGSVTFNDYVKGEIKILNSELDDLIILRSDGSPTYNFCVVVDDHDMGIDCVIRGDDHINNTPKQINLYESMGWLPPKFAHVPMILGADGSRLSKRHGALNLLSYRDQGFLPKALLNYIVRLGWSYGDQEIFSIDEMIKLFDLNDINNSPASFNQEKLEWINQSYIKTTEINELVSHLNWYLDELSIDITNGPNINDVADALRERSKSMVDMAQNCTIFYTDFNSFDQNQASKFFNADSKIILDDLLSILTKLDNWTAENIHLIIKNITDTRGIGFGKVGQPFRLALSGDGKSGSIDMTAQLIGKERTLARLKMAIVWINNNS is encoded by the coding sequence ATGAAATCACGATTTGCCCCTTCTCCAACAGGCTATTTACATATTGGAGGAGCTAGAACAGCTCTTTTTGCATGGTTATGGGCAAAGAAAAATAATAGTAAATTTGTTCTTAGGATTGAGGATACAGATAAAGACCGTTCAACTAAGGCTTCAACTGATGCAATTCTAGAGGGTATGAGGTGGCTCGATTTAGATTATGACGAAGGCCCGATATATCAAAGCAATAGAATAGGTCGTTACAAAGAAGTAATTTCAGACCTTCTCTCAAATGGAAATGCATATTACTGCGATTGTTCAGTTGAGCGCCTAGATGGGATGCGTGATGATTTAATGGAAAGAGGTGAGAAACCAAAATACGACGGATGTTGCAGAAATAAGAACTTAAAAAAAGGAGTTGTTAGATTTTTGAATCCAGATTTAGGAAGTGTAACTTTTAATGACTATGTTAAAGGTGAAATTAAAATTTTAAACTCTGAGCTTGATGATTTAATAATTTTAAGGTCTGATGGATCTCCAACATATAATTTTTGTGTTGTTGTTGATGATCATGATATGGGCATTGATTGTGTAATAAGGGGCGATGATCATATTAATAATACTCCTAAGCAGATAAATCTTTATGAGTCCATGGGTTGGCTTCCTCCTAAATTTGCTCATGTTCCAATGATATTGGGGGCAGATGGCTCACGCTTATCAAAAAGACATGGAGCTCTTAATTTGTTATCATATCGAGACCAAGGCTTCCTTCCTAAAGCGCTTCTTAATTACATTGTAAGGTTAGGTTGGTCTTATGGAGATCAGGAGATTTTTTCAATAGATGAAATGATTAAACTTTTTGATTTAAATGATATCAATAACTCACCAGCAAGTTTTAATCAAGAGAAGTTAGAGTGGATTAATCAGTCATACATAAAAACAACTGAAATTAATGAGCTTGTTTCTCATCTTAATTGGTATTTAGATGAACTTTCAATTGATATAACTAATGGGCCTAATATAAATGATGTGGCAGATGCTTTGAGAGAGCGCTCAAAATCTATGGTAGATATGGCACAAAATTGCACAATTTTTTATACTGACTTTAATAGTTTTGACCAAAATCAAGCTAGCAAATTTTTTAATGCTGATTCAAAGATTATTCTTGATGATTTATTAAGCATCCTAACTAAACTGGATAACTGGACTGCTGAGAATATTCATTTAATCATAAAAAATATCACTGACACTAGAGGTATTGGCTTTGGTAAAGTTGGTCAACCATTTCGTTTAGCTTTAAGTGGAGACGGTAAATCTGGAAGCATAGATATGACTGCTCAATTGATTGGAAAAGAAAGAACTTTAGCAAGATTAAAAATGGCAATTGTCTGGATTAATAATAATTCTTAA
- the rho gene encoding transcription termination factor Rho, translating into MKLSELKIKTPAELLELAQSLGIENISRAKKQTLIFSILKHKADNEEEVLGDGVLDVLQEGYGFLRSSNDSYVSGPDDIYVSPNQIRRFNLSTGDVVTGKIRAPKKGEKYFALIKVSEVNEDSPENIRNRIPFSSLTPLHPDQRLKLELGNGGTEDITARVIDLVAPFGKGQRGLLVAPPKAGKTMIMQNIASSIAVNHPECELIVLLIDERPEEVTEMERTVRGEVISSTFDEPAKRHVQVAEIVIQKAKRRAEQGKDVIILLDSITRLARAYNTVAPSSGKVLTGGVDANALQRPKRFFGAARNIENGGSITIIATALVDTGSKMDEVIYQEFKGTGNMELHLERRLSEKRIFPAININASGTRREELITDEQELQKMWILRKILHPMDTVEAAEFLIERLRFSKTNDEFFDSMKQKK; encoded by the coding sequence ATGAAACTTTCAGAACTTAAAATTAAGACCCCTGCAGAACTTTTAGAACTTGCTCAATCCCTAGGCATTGAAAATATTTCAAGAGCAAAAAAACAAACATTAATTTTTTCAATACTAAAACATAAGGCTGATAATGAAGAAGAAGTGCTTGGTGATGGTGTGCTTGATGTTTTACAAGAAGGGTATGGTTTTTTAAGATCGTCAAATGATTCTTATGTTTCGGGTCCAGATGATATCTATGTATCTCCTAATCAAATAAGACGATTTAATTTATCCACTGGAGATGTTGTAACTGGAAAGATTAGAGCCCCTAAAAAAGGTGAAAAATATTTTGCTTTAATTAAAGTTTCAGAAGTTAATGAAGATTCACCTGAAAATATCAGAAATCGTATTCCTTTTTCTTCTCTTACTCCACTTCACCCTGATCAAAGACTCAAATTAGAGCTTGGAAATGGCGGTACTGAAGATATTACTGCAAGAGTTATTGATTTAGTGGCACCTTTTGGAAAAGGTCAGAGAGGTCTATTGGTGGCTCCTCCAAAAGCGGGTAAGACAATGATCATGCAAAATATTGCATCATCAATTGCAGTTAACCATCCCGAATGTGAATTAATAGTTCTGCTTATTGATGAGCGACCAGAAGAAGTTACTGAGATGGAAAGAACTGTTCGTGGAGAGGTTATTTCTTCAACTTTTGATGAGCCAGCTAAAAGACATGTCCAGGTTGCTGAAATTGTTATTCAAAAAGCGAAAAGACGAGCAGAGCAAGGCAAGGATGTAATTATTTTACTTGATTCAATTACTCGTCTAGCAAGAGCATATAACACCGTTGCTCCATCGTCAGGAAAGGTTTTGACAGGTGGTGTTGATGCAAATGCTTTACAAAGACCAAAGCGTTTTTTTGGTGCAGCAAGAAATATTGAAAATGGCGGGAGTATTACTATAATTGCAACTGCATTAGTAGATACTGGATCTAAAATGGACGAAGTTATTTACCAAGAATTTAAGGGTACTGGAAATATGGAATTACATCTTGAGCGTCGACTTTCAGAAAAAAGAATTTTTCCTGCTATTAATATTAATGCTTCAGGCACTAGACGTGAAGAGTTAATTACTGATGAACAAGAACTTCAAAAAATGTGGATTTTAAGAAAAATTCTCCATCCTATGGATACAGTTGAGGCTGCTGAATTTTTAATAGAGAGGTTGCGTTTTTCTAAGACCAATGATGAATTCTTTGACTCTATGAAGCAAAAGAAGTAA
- the lptF gene encoding LPS export ABC transporter permease LptF: MLHKIFNFQNTLISKYLIRNLIIFFFGITFIIALIVFGNQYVLTVQESVQHGIPIQELMPLVGLNMLRDIPIILTLSLFLSIIISISQLYKNSEAVVMNSIGIGDKNFISLIQPIIVFSFVIVLILSIFAVPWAKQQKSIEEDKTINASEFSFISEGKFESFKNGDIVFYASESENINAANEQNMEEIFIYAIDNENTIIVLASKATKYVDNISKSIYLRLKDGVRYQGLPGSDNINILEFELYDLEIVSGEVQKSISDFSEIEEKSTLELIKEGGPLANAEVQWRFSQPISVLILSILGVYLGRSSPRTGKGINILIGLVFFMLYNNGLLIAKTSIENNELNPFIGLWSIHILLAIFLIIFSQFREGKVLPIIDKITTFNNKDKGHV, encoded by the coding sequence ATGCTTCATAAGATTTTTAATTTTCAAAACACCTTAATTTCGAAATATTTAATTCGAAATTTAATCATTTTCTTTTTTGGTATTACTTTTATTATTGCACTAATAGTATTTGGTAATCAATATGTATTAACGGTTCAAGAAAGTGTTCAACATGGAATTCCCATTCAAGAACTAATGCCATTAGTAGGTTTAAATATGCTTAGGGATATTCCAATAATACTTACTTTATCTTTATTTTTATCAATTATTATCTCAATATCTCAGTTGTATAAAAACTCTGAAGCTGTAGTAATGAATTCAATAGGAATTGGAGATAAAAACTTTATCTCGTTGATACAACCAATAATTGTTTTTTCATTTGTCATTGTTTTAATTTTAAGTATTTTTGCAGTTCCTTGGGCAAAACAACAAAAAAGTATTGAAGAAGACAAAACTATAAATGCTTCAGAGTTTTCATTTATTTCCGAAGGAAAATTTGAATCTTTCAAGAATGGAGATATTGTTTTTTATGCATCTGAGTCAGAAAATATTAATGCTGCCAATGAACAAAATATGGAAGAGATTTTTATTTATGCAATTGATAATGAAAATACAATAATAGTTTTAGCATCTAAGGCTACAAAATATGTAGATAACATCAGTAAAAGTATATATCTTCGATTAAAGGATGGGGTTAGGTATCAAGGTTTGCCTGGAAGTGATAATATCAATATACTTGAATTTGAATTATATGACTTAGAGATAGTTTCTGGAGAAGTTCAGAAATCAATTTCTGACTTTTCTGAAATTGAAGAAAAGTCTACTCTCGAATTAATTAAGGAAGGTGGGCCATTAGCTAATGCAGAAGTTCAGTGGAGATTTTCCCAGCCAATTTCAGTTTTAATTCTATCTATATTGGGTGTTTATTTAGGTAGGTCCTCGCCAAGAACTGGAAAGGGTATAAATATTTTAATTGGCTTAGTTTTTTTTATGTTGTATAACAATGGACTTTTAATCGCTAAAACATCTATTGAAAATAATGAATTAAATCCATTTATAGGCTTGTGGAGTATTCATATATTGTTAGCTATATTCTTAATAATATTTTCTCAGTTTAGAGAGGGAAAAGTTCTCCCAATTATTGATAAAATAACTACTTTTAATAATAAAGATAAAGGCCATGTCTAG
- the rodA gene encoding rod shape-determining protein RodA — MILYLFKRVISFYKFFKIDTPLFIFIILLSSLGLLILYSSSGGSMNLVYKQLIHLGLATSVMLIIAQIPPILFLRSAPILIILGIILLILVLFFGSSGGGAQRWLDIGIIRFQPSEIMKIIVPITIAAILSEKTLPPRAFPVIISLVVISTVVLLIARQPDLGTALLIGASGVYVLFFSGFRIKVVKNIWLNLTILLSFFISSLYFAWNYLLIAYQKKRILTLFNPESDPLGSGYHIIQSKIAIGSGGLTGKGLTQGSQSQLDFVPEQSTDFIFSVLAEELGFLGFMLLIIIYSFIIYRCFSLSLRCEDNFSRLLGSSLTFVFFTYIFVNIGMVSGLVPVVGVPLPLISYGGSSLMTLMASFGIIMSIHKHKSPRYLQ, encoded by the coding sequence ATGATTCTTTATCTTTTTAAAAGAGTTATTTCCTTCTATAAGTTTTTCAAAATTGATACCCCCCTATTTATTTTTATTATTTTACTTTCCTCTTTAGGTCTTCTCATTTTATATAGTAGCTCTGGTGGCTCAATGAACCTTGTTTATAAACAGCTTATTCATCTTGGCTTAGCAACATCAGTTATGTTGATAATTGCACAAATACCCCCAATCTTATTTCTTAGATCAGCACCAATATTAATAATTTTAGGGATCATTTTATTAATATTAGTACTATTTTTTGGAAGCTCTGGGGGGGGTGCACAAAGGTGGCTTGATATAGGAATAATTAGGTTTCAACCTTCAGAAATAATGAAAATTATTGTACCAATAACCATTGCTGCTATCTTAAGTGAAAAGACTTTACCACCTAGAGCCTTTCCTGTAATAATTTCTTTAGTAGTAATATCAACTGTTGTTTTACTTATTGCAAGACAGCCAGACTTAGGTACAGCTCTTCTGATTGGTGCATCTGGCGTTTATGTTTTATTTTTCTCTGGATTTAGAATAAAAGTAGTTAAAAATATTTGGTTAAATCTTACAATTCTTTTAAGTTTTTTTATTAGTAGTCTCTACTTTGCTTGGAATTATTTATTGATAGCCTATCAAAAAAAACGAATATTAACTTTATTTAACCCTGAGTCTGATCCATTGGGCTCAGGCTATCATATCATTCAATCAAAAATTGCAATTGGGTCTGGAGGTTTGACTGGCAAGGGTCTTACTCAAGGCTCACAATCTCAATTGGACTTTGTGCCTGAACAATCTACTGACTTTATTTTTTCAGTATTAGCTGAAGAACTTGGCTTTCTTGGCTTTATGCTATTGATAATAATATACTCATTTATTATTTACAGATGTTTTAGTCTATCACTTCGATGTGAAGATAATTTTTCAAGATTATTAGGATCAAGCCTTACATTTGTATTCTTTACTTATATTTTTGTAAATATAGGAATGGTCTCTGGACTTGTTCCAGTTGTTGGGGTTCCATTGCCATTAATAAGCTATGGTGGTTCATCACTGATGACACTAATGGCAAGTTTTGGAATAATTATGTCGATTCATAAACATAAAAGTCCGCGTTATTTACAGTAA
- a CDS encoding AEC family transporter — translation MFSNFFEIFLLISPVFILIILGNILRRVGVPDVSFWDVNDKLVYWVLIPALLFHEIAQINLTISMLYAYGAVILGGLAVVTIVSIFFGKFLGYSPEIWTSMLQGAARHNAFIALAIAGSLFGNEGLAIGAVFMLLYVPSINIVVISIMVASLNQPGKNSSQKSIINIFVELTKNPFILAMIAGLIFSTIDSENLIIIDETSSLLGAAALPIMLLTIGAKIKVRELSLSITPIFISNFLKLIAFPVIAYFISKGMGLSQIEIIVAVIFASVPTAASSHALAKQYGGDAQLMTSIVTTQVALSFITIPLLLSLI, via the coding sequence GTGTTTTCAAACTTTTTTGAAATTTTCTTACTTATATCACCAGTTTTTATTTTAATAATTCTTGGTAATATTCTGCGAAGGGTCGGTGTTCCAGATGTATCTTTCTGGGATGTTAATGATAAGCTTGTTTATTGGGTTTTAATACCTGCTTTATTATTTCATGAAATAGCTCAAATTAATCTAACCATATCTATGCTTTATGCATATGGTGCTGTAATATTGGGTGGTTTAGCAGTAGTAACAATAGTATCAATTTTTTTTGGTAAGTTTCTTGGATATTCTCCAGAAATATGGACCTCTATGCTTCAGGGTGCTGCAAGACATAATGCATTCATTGCTCTTGCAATTGCGGGCAGTCTTTTTGGTAATGAAGGTTTAGCAATTGGTGCTGTATTTATGCTTTTGTATGTTCCAAGCATAAATATAGTAGTAATATCAATTATGGTTGCAAGTTTAAATCAACCTGGAAAAAATAGCTCTCAAAAAAGTATTATCAATATATTTGTTGAATTGACAAAAAACCCCTTTATATTGGCAATGATCGCGGGTTTAATTTTTTCAACAATTGATTCAGAAAACTTAATTATTATTGATGAGACTTCTAGCCTTCTTGGTGCTGCAGCATTACCAATTATGCTTTTAACAATAGGTGCTAAGATAAAAGTAAGGGAGCTTTCACTATCAATTACACCAATTTTTATTTCAAATTTTCTTAAATTAATTGCTTTTCCAGTAATTGCTTATTTCATTTCAAAAGGTATGGGTTTAAGTCAGATAGAAATTATTGTTGCAGTTATATTTGCTTCTGTTCCAACTGCAGCTTCATCTCATGCTCTAGCAAAACAATATGGAGGAGATGCTCAGTTAATGACGAGCATTGTTACAACACAAGTAGCATTATCTTTCATCACAATTCCTCTTCTTTTATCTTTGATCTAA
- a CDS encoding Mth938-like domain-containing protein, protein MEFTQQSANQNTIISLDNVSVSLASSKLKTPCFISSNQTEELSITKIEDINKEFLFPLLAKESLDILIIGTGESTVFLLPKQQVELSELGLGIECMNNTSASSSFNLLLADLRKVGLLII, encoded by the coding sequence ATGGAATTTACTCAACAAAGTGCTAATCAAAATACAATTATCTCATTAGATAATGTTTCAGTTTCACTAGCCTCCTCAAAATTAAAGACTCCCTGTTTTATTTCTTCAAATCAAACTGAAGAACTTTCAATCACTAAAATTGAAGATATTAATAAAGAGTTTTTATTTCCTCTTTTAGCTAAAGAGTCATTAGATATATTGATAATTGGAACTGGAGAGAGTACAGTTTTCCTTTTGCCAAAACAACAAGTTGAGTTATCTGAGTTAGGACTTGGTATTGAATGTATGAATAATACTTCAGCAAGTTCAAGTTTCAATTTACTTCTTGCGGATTTAAGAAAAGTTGGTTTATTAATAATATGA
- a CDS encoding aminotransferase class IV, whose product MDRGFLFGDGVYEVFPTYNNNIFGLDAHLNRLQEGLDAIKIKNPHSKNEWINLIEKILSFNSVSADQAIYLQVSRGCDQNRKHTHGDLKPTVYIQASTMPLRIKEELLKGKTAISRDDIRWSQCNTKATSLLANTMYAQEAKIENAEEAILCKDGIVTEGASSNVFIVKNNLISTHPKGPKILPGITRDAVISCAKRLNLEVQEITFDKDALMNADEVWITSSTREILPITLIDNKKIGTGNAGPLWSLIYDSFQDSKNAKRSVSGRRLKKIESIIQN is encoded by the coding sequence ATGGATAGAGGCTTTCTATTTGGGGATGGGGTCTATGAAGTATTTCCAACTTACAACAATAACATATTTGGATTAGATGCTCATCTTAATCGTCTTCAAGAAGGTCTTGATGCAATCAAAATTAAAAATCCTCATAGTAAAAATGAATGGATAAATCTTATTGAGAAAATTCTCTCTTTTAATAGTGTAAGTGCTGATCAAGCGATCTATTTGCAGGTATCTAGAGGTTGTGATCAGAATAGAAAACATACTCATGGAGACCTAAAACCAACTGTTTATATTCAAGCAAGTACAATGCCACTTCGAATCAAAGAAGAGCTACTTAAAGGAAAAACAGCTATATCAAGAGATGATATTAGATGGTCTCAGTGTAATACAAAGGCAACCTCACTTCTAGCAAATACGATGTATGCGCAAGAGGCAAAAATTGAAAATGCAGAAGAGGCAATTCTTTGTAAAGATGGTATTGTTACTGAAGGTGCTAGTTCAAATGTTTTTATCGTTAAAAATAACCTTATATCTACTCATCCAAAGGGGCCAAAGATTTTACCTGGCATCACTAGAGATGCAGTTATATCATGTGCAAAGAGACTTAACCTCGAAGTCCAAGAAATTACTTTTGATAAAGACGCGTTAATGAATGCAGATGAAGTTTGGATTACCAGCTCTACTCGCGAAATCCTTCCAATTACATTAATTGATAACAAAAAAATTGGTACTGGAAATGCTGGCCCTTTGTGGTCATTAATCTACGATAGCTTTCAAGACTCAAAAAATGCTAAGCGCTCAGTCTCTGGAAGACGATTGAAAAAGATTGAAAGTATTATTCAAAATTAA
- a CDS encoding D-alanyl-D-alanine carboxypeptidase family protein, with protein sequence MKSNALLKSLQLIFLFLFAFNVHADEPRFYIPDAPPIDASSYALMDHNSKSMLAANNENQRRSPASLTKIMTSYVIFKRLKEEFITLDDEVKISEKAWRTGGSRSFIEVGKIIRLEDLLKGMIIQSGNDASVALAEHVAGSEGTFVLFMNDYAQQLGMTNSRFENSSGLPHEEQYTTAKDMAILSSAMIEEFPEFYKWYSEKEFTYNNITQTNRNKLLFTDSTVDGLKTGWTQMAGYCLVTSANRVGMRLITVVMGSASPAARTIETEKLLDYGFRFFETQSVNDISHQVPVYKSKKANIKVGVAESSYLTLPRNQFKYTTQTINLSGDLIAPITKGDEVGTLAISFNNKNIATLPLVALDNAIEGGFLTKMVDTVKLLFR encoded by the coding sequence ATGAAATCAAACGCCTTGCTTAAATCTTTACAATTAATATTTTTATTCTTATTTGCATTTAATGTTCATGCAGATGAGCCACGTTTTTATATACCTGATGCACCTCCAATTGATGCAAGCTCGTATGCTCTTATGGATCATAATTCTAAATCCATGCTAGCTGCCAATAATGAAAACCAAAGAAGGTCGCCTGCCAGCTTAACAAAAATTATGACCTCTTATGTCATCTTTAAAAGGCTTAAAGAGGAATTCATAACTCTCGATGATGAAGTTAAAATTAGCGAAAAAGCATGGAGAACTGGGGGCTCTAGAAGTTTTATTGAGGTTGGAAAAATAATAAGACTTGAAGATTTACTTAAAGGGATGATTATTCAATCAGGTAATGATGCTTCGGTTGCTCTTGCAGAACATGTTGCGGGTTCTGAAGGTACTTTTGTTCTCTTTATGAATGATTATGCCCAGCAACTTGGCATGACAAATTCTCGTTTTGAAAACTCTTCAGGCCTTCCGCATGAAGAACAATACACAACTGCAAAAGATATGGCGATTCTATCAAGCGCTATGATTGAAGAATTTCCAGAATTTTATAAATGGTATAGTGAAAAAGAATTTACTTATAACAATATTACGCAGACTAATCGAAATAAACTCCTTTTTACTGATAGTACTGTTGATGGACTTAAAACTGGCTGGACTCAAATGGCAGGATATTGCCTAGTAACTAGTGCTAATAGAGTTGGTATGAGGCTTATAACTGTAGTAATGGGCTCTGCAAGCCCTGCAGCAAGGACTATTGAAACTGAAAAACTTCTGGACTATGGATTTCGTTTTTTTGAAACACAATCAGTTAATGATATATCTCATCAAGTTCCAGTTTATAAATCTAAAAAAGCAAATATTAAGGTTGGGGTTGCAGAATCAAGTTACTTGACTCTTCCTCGTAATCAATTCAAATACACTACTCAAACCATAAATCTTTCGGGTGACTTGATTGCTCCAATTACTAAGGGTGATGAAGTTGGCACTCTTGCGATTAGTTTTAATAATAAAAATATAGCAACTCTTCCTCTTGTAGCACTTGATAATGCTATTGAAGGTGGTTTTTTAACAAAAATGGTTGATACTGTAAAACTTCTTTTTAGATAA